In the genome of Bacillus thuringiensis, the window GATAAAACGCGAATAAAATAGGCATCTGAACAAATATCGGTAAACATCCTGCCAATGGATTTACACCATTCTTTTGATATAACTGCATCATTTCTTGTTGTAGTTTTTGCTGTGTTGCTTGATCTTTAGAACTATATTTCTCTTTTAACTTCACCATTTCTGGTTGTAACGCTTGCATTGCCTTTGTACTCTTTGTTTGTTTAATCATTAATGGTAATAATGCAAAACGAATGATAAGAGTTGTAATAACAATTGCTAAACCGTAATTACTGTTAAATAAGTCGGCAAAATACGTGATTAACTGAGAAAGCGGATATACGAAATATTCATTCCAAATCCCAGTACTTTTCGATGTAATCGGCTGACCTGTTTCACTACAACCGGTGGCAATCGCCATTAATGCAACGACCATGGCTAGTAAACCTAATTTCTTTTTCAAAGCCTACTCCTCCTTGTATCGGTATGTATATAGTGTAATTCATTTCCTTACGCTACTTT includes:
- the spoIIIJ gene encoding YidC family membrane integrase SpoIIIJ, with amino-acid sequence MKKKLGLLAMVVALMAIATGCSETGQPITSKSTGIWNEYFVYPLSQLITYFADLFNSNYGLAIVITTLIIRFALLPLMIKQTKSTKAMQALQPEMVKLKEKYSSKDQATQQKLQQEMMQLYQKNGVNPLAGCLPIFVQMPILFAFYHAIMRTTAISEHTFLWFDLGQADPFYILPVVAAITTFIQQKLAMAGTAGQNPQMAMMLWLMPIMILIFAINFPAALSLYWVVGNIFGIAQMYFIKGPEIKASKAGGSSK